The Aethina tumida isolate Nest 87 chromosome 6, icAetTumi1.1, whole genome shotgun sequence nucleotide sequence TTGAAGTATTTAGGAggttttaaactgtataaatagtatacaaaattgtttaaaaacttacagaacaaattttaaatacttgtaTAACTGTTTAGGAtcttttaaactgtataattaGTGCACTAAATTgcttaaaaacatttacattgATCCTAAGTGCTTGGAGAAGTGTTTAGGgaattttaaactgtataattattatacaaaaattgcttaaaaactTCCAAGTCGATCTTAATTACTTGCAGAAGTATTTGGAAgcttttaaactgtataagtagtacacaaaattgtttaaaaacttacaGGATAATCTTAAATGCTTGAATAACTGTTTAGGAACttttaaactatataattagtccacaaaattgcttaaaaacaattacaatgaTTCTAATTGCTTGGAGAAGTGATTAAGAAGgtttaaactgtataattaGTGTACAAAATAGTTTAAGAACTTTCCCAACGTCCTTAAATATGCACAGAATTAGTATATTACTATATGTAAGAACCTTCCTAACGACCTTCAGTATATACAGAATTGGTTACAAAATGGTCAATTGTATAACTGTTAAATACATTTCGAGAAacccaaaatataattatttcttccttcttagaaattatataacttTCCTCTAATATTAAACCAATTtcctgtaataaaaaaaaatgtattaaacaaacatttcttTTTCCAAAAACCAATATTAGCTCGTTAATAACACGTGTAcacataataacaattaaataaaaatcaatggtGTAATAATTGTGGGTTTGCGGATAAAAAAAAAGGCAGCCTGATTTAAAAGATTTCGATGCCGTTCTAGTTTTACGGTTTCCTCCTGCAGCACATTTCACTCTTGTGCAACAAAACGAAACATTCGGATCGTTTAAAAGAACTTGCTCGGCATTATAtaacatttctttttaattcgtTCTCGCCATAACTTTGAAACCGCTCTTTTGTCCGTTCCTAAACAGATGGCGAAAAATTTTGCAGTATCATAATTGGAATGAGGCTTTTTCTTAGTTTAGACTTTCGTTTAACTGGTGGCAAACAATAACACAAAAGGTTTTGTTTGCTGTGGTTGAAAcgtgaataaaaatatgcattatCGTTTGTAAGCCTAAAGAAATTAACTGGTTTCTAACATTCTTGTAAAGGTCATATGAAAGCAATTCCAATTTTCAGGGAGGAGATGGAAAAGGTGAACATCAAATTCCACGACAACGGCACTCTGACCTACCAGCACAAGAAAATCCTCCAGTTCGTGCCAGAACTGTCCGTCAACAAAGACCAGAAAATAACAGTGCCGAACATCCCCCTCTTAACTCTATCCACTTATTCGAATACACTTGGTTACTTCATTCAAAAGACAATATCAGTTTTATTGAGTCTCGGAAAGTTCAAACCGTTCGTCACAATCACGGCGGACGAATTGGTTTTCGGGTACGAAGACAAGTTGGTGGCCCTAGCCCACCAGTTCTACCCGAAACGCAAACGTCCCATGTCCAAAATGGGGCTGTTAATCAACGTAAGCCACTTTAACCATCACAATTTTATGCGTATTAATTTGAGAATGTTGCAGAGAAACGGCACGTTGAACGAAGTACACACGATTCACACCGGAATGAAAGGAATGCACGAGTTTGGACTGTTGGACCGCCTCAATGGGGACACGAAACTGCCCTATTGGAATGACGCGCCGTGCAACGCCTTGCAGGCGAGTGAGGGCTCGTTTTTCCCACCCAGATACTTCACTAAAAAAGACCTGTTGCATATTTACGACAAGGATTTGTGCAGGATTATGCCGCTGCAATACAGAGGACCGATGACCAAGCATGGTATATCCGTTGACATGTACACACCACCTGATACCATGTTTGAAAGCGTCGACAAGTACCCTGACAACAAATGCTATTGTCCTGGCAATGAGTTTTGCCCTCCAAAAGGGCTGCAGAACATTTCTCCCTGCCAATTTGGTACATATCTTGATAATTGTTGTTTCCAGTTTGTTATAATTGGTTGGTTGCAGATGCTCCCGTTTATTTATCCTTCCCACACTTCTTGGATGCTGATCCGGAACTCCTCAGTGGTTTCCAAGGCCTTAACCCTCAGAGGGAGAAACACCAgtcgtattttaaaatacaaccaGTAATAAACAACGTTATAACtttaacactttaaactaATCGGATTTTTTTGTAGAAACTTGGAGTACCAATTGAAGGCAAGGTACGTGCCCAACTCAACCTCAAGGTAGACCAGGCACCTTACGTGTCAGCCGTCCAGAACTTTCCCAGCATAATCTTCCCCATCATGTGGGTGGAGGAGGTACCTAAACCCTTCAGTTACAACGTACAAAGTACtactaattcatttttaagggTATCGATGATGTGACGCCAGCAATAAGACGCTGGATGTACCTGGCAACGACGTTCGCAGACGTGGCCTGCCCACTGATGACCTACGGCTTCATATTCCTGGGCAGCTGCGTTCTAATAGGCGTCTTCATCAACACATACAAATCGCTGGTGTTCACCAAAGAGACAATAGAAGTGGGTATGAGGAGGCTGAGACGGGGCAGTCTGTACATCTCGCAGCCGCAGCTGAACAGGATGATCGGCAGGCGGGACACATACACGCTGTTGGACCTGCGGGAGGAAATCGAAGTCTGATTGTGTGACGgtgcaattttttttagtgTTATAATTCATCCCCTCATCATATAGTTGACTTAATGAATTTTAGACTAGTCAAGTTGCTGATGAACGAGTTCATAAACGTGCGTCGGTTGATCGGATTCGTTGGATCATCGGTTTAGACAtccaattttgttttgttttgttttattgcgaCTGATTCCGTTAACCCTGATAATGGTACTACATTGTAGATTGTTACGAATTGCGCGAAAAATTGCTCAGCTagattttatggtattttgtatatatttttctaataaacgtatttttaaaatggttttgttttactttgtactccaaaaatttcaaaaaccaaattttggATAGAGCGCCATCTATTTGTAAGTGGACGaactaatacttttaaaagatttagACACTGAAACTGGACttcagaaattttttaaactgacgaagattttaaaataaaataagccaTAAatcgttattatttatttacagtgtTTGGTACTTAACATAcctaatacaattaaatcataattaatttattcttatccATATAAAACGATTAATTAATCTATCTATCAATTTCTCCAAATACAACATCCAAAGTACCGATAATAGCGACGATATCAGCCAACATGTGGTTCTTTCCAATTTTGTCTAAAGCAGCCAAGTGAGCGAAACCTGGAGCCTTAATCTTACACCTATAAGGTCTGGAACTGCCGTCCGAAACCAAATACACACCAAACTCTCCTTTGGGTGCCTCAATGGCTGTATAAGTGGCACCAGGGGGCACCTGGTAACCTTGAGTGAACAGTTTAAAGTGATGAATCAAAGCCTCCATGGAAGTCTGCAAGAAAACATAAGTTAAAATCGATACAACAGGGAAAACGTATTCAATTACTTTCATCTCTGCTCTGCTAGGTGGCATGAGTTTTGCGTCGTCTGTTTTGATTTCACCGGCAGGCATTTGGTTCAAACATTGATCGATAATCCTCAACGACTGCCTCATTTCCTCCAGACGGATTAAATAACGATCGTAGCAGTCACCTTTCGTACCAATTGGCACGTCGAAGTCAACCAAATCGTAAGCGTCGTACGGTTGAACTTTACGCAAGTCCCATTTGATTCCAGAACCTAAAAAcgacataaattaatactgaATTACAACAATGACAAGGGGAGGGAGGTACCTCGGAGCATAACTCCGCTGAAACCGTAATTCAAAGCGTCTTCAGCTGATACAATGCCTATGTCAGTTGTTCTTTGCACCCAAATCCTGTTGGTGGTTAAAACGTCTTCAACCTCGTCGATTCTCTCGTTGAATTTCGACGCGAACTCGTAGATATCGTCCATAAGGCCCAAGGGCAAGTCCTGAAAATgccaaaaattgattaaaaaccaaataaatGA carries:
- the LOC109597800 gene encoding scavenger receptor class B member 1 isoform X1, which produces MGPKTKMKFHHYFRITQYARSQIRPEGGQQNNKEGVPIQMLISQSFDCGRLGYVLMGIFTLVIGIILSSVPWVDYVILQNLKLWNGSLSFQYWQKPGVIRLTKVYIFNVTNPDTFLNDGEKPRLQEIGPFVYREEMEKVNIKFHDNGTLTYQHKKILQFVPELSVNKDQKITVPNIPLLTLSTYSNTLGYFIQKTISVLLSLGKFKPFVTITADELVFGYEDKLVALAHQFYPKRKRPMSKMGLLINRNGTLNEVHTIHTGMKGMHEFGLLDRLNGDTKLPYWNDAPCNALQASEGSFFPPRYFTKKDLLHIYDKDLCRIMPLQYRGPMTKHGISVDMYTPPDTMFESVDKYPDNKCYCPGNEFCPPKGLQNISPCQFDAPVYLSFPHFLDADPELLSGFQGLNPQREKHQSYFKIQPKLGVPIEGKVRAQLNLKVDQAPYVSAVQNFPSIIFPIMWVEEGIDDVTPAIRRWMYLATTFADVACPLMTYGFIFLGSCVLIGVFINTYKSLVFTKETIEVGMRRLRRGSLYISQPQLNRMIGRRDTYTLLDLREEIEV
- the LOC109597800 gene encoding scavenger receptor class B member 1 isoform X2, translated to MKFHHYFRITQYARSQIRPEGGQQNNKEGVPIQMLISQSFDCGRLGYVLMGIFTLVIGIILSSVPWVDYVILQNLKLWNGSLSFQYWQKPGVIRLTKVYIFNVTNPDTFLNDGEKPRLQEIGPFVYREEMEKVNIKFHDNGTLTYQHKKILQFVPELSVNKDQKITVPNIPLLTLSTYSNTLGYFIQKTISVLLSLGKFKPFVTITADELVFGYEDKLVALAHQFYPKRKRPMSKMGLLINRNGTLNEVHTIHTGMKGMHEFGLLDRLNGDTKLPYWNDAPCNALQASEGSFFPPRYFTKKDLLHIYDKDLCRIMPLQYRGPMTKHGISVDMYTPPDTMFESVDKYPDNKCYCPGNEFCPPKGLQNISPCQFDAPVYLSFPHFLDADPELLSGFQGLNPQREKHQSYFKIQPKLGVPIEGKVRAQLNLKVDQAPYVSAVQNFPSIIFPIMWVEEGIDDVTPAIRRWMYLATTFADVACPLMTYGFIFLGSCVLIGVFINTYKSLVFTKETIEVGMRRLRRGSLYISQPQLNRMIGRRDTYTLLDLREEIEV